Proteins encoded in a region of the Saccharothrix ecbatanensis genome:
- the lepB gene encoding signal peptidase I, producing the protein MADPVHRSADEDGQDPAAESTSDPAAGGKTKKDKKKPPLWRELLVLGATALVLTILIQTFLARVYVIPSQSMEETLHGCPGCNNDRVLVDKLVYDFAEIEPGEVVVFRGPDTWGNNDFESGRSDNPIVAGIQSVASLIGLAPPDERDFVKRVIAVGGQTVECCDEQHRVKVDGKPLDEPYVYWQPGTSPENHDPFEPVKVPEGHLWVMGDNRTNSTDSRKQGGGGVAGTVPEDNVIGKARVIVLPPSRWQGIGDHNAQAVAIGAPAWQAGVPAGAGLAAAWPVLFFGRKLRSRLTRASQASSVR; encoded by the coding sequence GTGGCAGATCCCGTGCACCGCTCCGCTGATGAAGACGGTCAGGATCCCGCAGCCGAGTCCACTTCGGACCCGGCTGCGGGTGGCAAGACCAAGAAGGACAAGAAGAAGCCCCCGCTCTGGCGCGAACTGCTCGTGCTCGGCGCGACGGCCCTCGTCCTGACGATCCTGATCCAGACGTTCCTCGCGCGGGTGTACGTGATCCCGTCGCAGTCGATGGAGGAGACCCTCCACGGCTGCCCCGGCTGCAACAACGACCGGGTGCTGGTCGACAAGCTGGTCTACGACTTCGCCGAGATCGAACCGGGCGAGGTCGTGGTGTTCCGCGGCCCCGACACGTGGGGCAACAACGACTTCGAATCCGGTCGCTCCGACAACCCGATCGTGGCGGGCATCCAGTCGGTGGCCTCGCTGATCGGCCTCGCGCCGCCGGACGAGCGCGACTTCGTCAAGCGGGTCATCGCGGTCGGCGGGCAGACCGTCGAGTGCTGCGACGAGCAGCACCGGGTGAAGGTCGACGGCAAGCCGCTGGACGAGCCGTACGTCTACTGGCAGCCCGGCACGTCCCCGGAGAACCACGACCCGTTCGAGCCGGTCAAGGTGCCGGAAGGCCACCTCTGGGTGATGGGTGACAACCGCACGAACTCCACCGACTCGCGCAAGCAGGGCGGCGGCGGCGTGGCGGGCACCGTGCCGGAGGACAACGTCATCGGCAAGGCCCGGGTGATCGTGCTGCCGCCGTCCCGTTGGCAGGGCATCGGCGACCACAACGCGCAGGCCGTCGCGATCGGCGCGCCCGCGTGGCAGGCAGGTGTCCCGGCGGGCGCCGGACTGGCCGCGGCGTGGCCCGTGCTGTTCTTCGGGCGGAAGCTCCGCAGCCGGTTGACCAGGGCCTCACAGGCCTCGTCGGTACGCTGA
- a CDS encoding YifB family Mg chelatase-like AAA ATPase, which produces MALARTWSVALFGVDGVPVEIEADVGVGTVKTQLLGLPDAALHESKDRVKAAVRNSGHDWPSQRVTLGLSPATLPKNGSGYDLAIACVVLAAAQVIPGDRLADTVLLGELALDGRVRTIRGVLPALMAARRAGLTQAIVPVAALHEAALVEGLTVYGAATLTDVLEWLNGQETLHHTAPPTIAPPPDGPDLADVVGQPEARWALEVAAAGGHHILLTGPPGTGKTMLAQRLAGLLPPLSMEEALGVTAVHSIAGLLTPEAPLVSAPPFVSLHHSTSIVALVGGGAGLAKPGAMSRAHRGVLFLDEAREFGLGKLEALRTALEEGEVRLARRDGITRYPARFQLVMATNPCPCAPPKDIDCICLPAARRRYETKLSGPLLDRVDLRVVMRPLTAMSREFVADPEPTATVRERVHKARTRATERWAEHGWFTNAEVPGPMLRTEFALPRETTSAVDRALAKGALTGRGADRCLRVAWTLADLAEVDQPTADHVAAALEFRERRMS; this is translated from the coding sequence ATGGCACTGGCGCGAACGTGGTCGGTGGCGTTGTTCGGCGTGGACGGCGTGCCGGTGGAGATCGAGGCCGACGTGGGTGTCGGGACCGTGAAAACGCAACTCCTGGGCCTACCCGACGCAGCCCTGCACGAGTCGAAGGACCGGGTGAAGGCCGCGGTCAGGAACAGCGGCCACGACTGGCCGTCCCAACGCGTGACCCTCGGCCTGTCCCCGGCCACGCTGCCGAAGAACGGCTCCGGGTACGACCTGGCCATCGCCTGCGTGGTCCTGGCCGCGGCCCAGGTGATCCCGGGCGACCGCTTGGCGGACACCGTTCTCCTGGGCGAACTGGCGTTGGACGGCAGGGTGCGCACCATCAGGGGCGTCCTGCCGGCCCTGATGGCGGCGAGGCGAGCGGGGCTGACCCAGGCGATCGTCCCGGTCGCCGCACTCCACGAAGCAGCTCTCGTGGAAGGTCTGACCGTCTACGGCGCCGCCACTTTGACCGACGTCCTGGAGTGGCTCAACGGCCAGGAGACCCTCCACCACACCGCTCCGCCGACCATCGCCCCGCCGCCGGACGGCCCGGACCTGGCCGATGTCGTGGGGCAGCCGGAAGCGAGGTGGGCGCTGGAAGTAGCCGCTGCCGGAGGTCACCACATCCTCCTCACCGGGCCGCCGGGCACCGGCAAGACGATGCTGGCCCAACGCCTGGCCGGCCTCCTCCCGCCGCTGTCCATGGAGGAGGCGCTGGGAGTCACGGCCGTGCACTCCATCGCCGGCCTGCTGACACCGGAGGCGCCACTGGTGTCCGCCCCGCCGTTCGTGTCGCTGCACCACTCGACGTCGATCGTCGCGCTGGTCGGTGGCGGTGCCGGCTTGGCCAAGCCGGGCGCGATGAGCCGTGCCCACCGAGGGGTGCTGTTCCTGGACGAGGCGCGCGAGTTCGGGCTCGGGAAGCTGGAGGCCCTGCGCACGGCGTTGGAGGAAGGCGAGGTCCGCCTGGCCAGGCGTGACGGCATCACCCGCTACCCGGCCCGGTTCCAGCTGGTGATGGCCACCAACCCGTGCCCGTGCGCGCCGCCGAAGGACATCGACTGCATCTGCCTCCCGGCGGCCAGGAGGCGGTACGAGACGAAGCTGTCCGGCCCTTTGCTCGACCGGGTCGACCTGAGGGTGGTGATGCGCCCGCTGACCGCGATGAGCCGCGAATTCGTCGCCGACCCCGAGCCCACCGCGACCGTCCGCGAACGGGTGCACAAGGCCAGGACCAGGGCAACGGAACGCTGGGCCGAGCACGGCTGGTTCACCAACGCCGAAGTGCCCGGCCCGATGTTGAGGACGGAGTTCGCCCTTCCCCGCGAGACGACGTCGGCGGTCGATCGTGCGCTCGCCAAGGGAGCACTGACCGGCCGTGGGGCCGACCGATGTTTGCGGGTCGCTTGGACCTTGGCCGACTTGGCGGAAGTCGACCAGCCCACCGCGGACCACGTGGCTGCCGCGCTGGAGTTCCGTGAGCGGAGGATGTCGTGA
- a CDS encoding tyrosine recombinase XerC, which translates to MSPPPPARTRRVDLVRLRRGLPGDVTTALDRYERHLAMERGLSPHTVRAYLGDVVALLVHLAGGSPEHATVEAIDLPGLRSWLASQHSAGSSRTTMARRAAAARTFTAWAARNGLLATDPGPRLAAPRPHRTLPVVLRPDQAGAAMAAAELGAEQGDPVALRDQAVVELLYATGVRVAELCGLDLDDVDYSQRVIRVLGKGRRERTVPFGVPAERAVRRWMEHGRSTLVNDRSQRALLIGARGGRLDPRTARRIVHDVVGGVPGTVDTGPHGLRHSAATHLLEGGADLRTVQELLGHATLATTQLYTHVTVERLKAIHDRTHPRS; encoded by the coding sequence ATGTCCCCGCCGCCGCCCGCTCGGACACGTCGTGTCGATCTTGTCCGCCTGCGCCGTGGGCTGCCCGGAGACGTGACGACAGCCCTTGACCGGTACGAACGCCACCTCGCCATGGAGCGCGGGCTGTCCCCGCACACGGTTCGCGCGTACCTCGGCGATGTGGTCGCGTTGTTGGTCCACTTAGCCGGCGGGTCGCCCGAGCACGCCACCGTGGAAGCGATCGACCTGCCCGGCTTGCGGTCCTGGCTGGCTTCCCAGCATTCCGCCGGTTCGAGCCGGACGACGATGGCCCGGCGCGCTGCCGCAGCCCGCACTTTCACCGCGTGGGCTGCCCGGAACGGCCTGCTAGCCACCGATCCGGGGCCGCGCCTCGCCGCACCCAGGCCCCACCGGACCCTTCCCGTGGTGTTGCGGCCGGACCAGGCCGGCGCGGCGATGGCCGCCGCCGAATTGGGTGCGGAACAGGGCGATCCGGTTGCGCTCCGTGACCAAGCCGTGGTGGAGTTGCTGTATGCGACAGGCGTCCGGGTCGCCGAGTTGTGCGGTCTCGACCTCGACGACGTGGACTACTCCCAAAGGGTGATTCGGGTTCTGGGCAAGGGGAGGCGCGAACGCACCGTGCCGTTCGGCGTTCCGGCCGAACGCGCTGTACGGCGCTGGATGGAACACGGCCGATCAACGCTGGTCAACGACCGTTCACAACGCGCACTGCTGATCGGTGCGCGAGGCGGCCGGCTCGACCCGCGTACCGCCAGGCGGATTGTCCACGATGTAGTGGGCGGGGTGCCGGGAACGGTCGACACCGGCCCCCACGGCCTACGCCACTCCGCGGCCACGCACCTGTTGGAAGGGGGAGCGGACCTGCGCACCGTCCAAGAGCTTCTTGGTCACGCTACGCTCGCAACGACTCAGCTCTACACACACGTCACCGTCGAACGGCTGAAGGCGATCCATGACCGAACCCACCCCCGCTCCTGA
- the dprA gene encoding DNA-processing protein DprA — MSTDEIRLARAYLSRVAEPPAVALAGFIAEVGPVRAAELVRSGEVPVAVDSETSARRAVDQAERDLEVAAKVGGRLLVPEDDEWPRWPFNALTIAAANGLRCGLEPLALWVRGEFSLASLTERAVAVVGSRASSGYGQHVAGEFGYGLAEAGVTVVSGAAYGIDGAAHRGALTAGGLTIAVLACGVDVAYPAGHRALLERIPSQGLLVSEYPPTHTPARHRFLTRNRLIAALAEGTVVVEAGQRSGAKNTAASTAALGRVLMAVPGPITSSSSSGCHELLRSGSALPVTSVAEIIESTGRLGVDLVEANRKLDTGPPQGDAMRVFEALGLMSGHSPDMISVESGVELPRVRALLPQLELAGLAERVETGWKRSQNESWRGDT; from the coding sequence GTGAGCACCGACGAGATCCGGCTCGCCCGCGCCTACCTTTCACGGGTCGCCGAGCCGCCTGCCGTGGCGTTGGCCGGGTTCATCGCCGAAGTGGGGCCGGTGCGGGCAGCGGAGTTGGTCCGGTCCGGCGAGGTTCCCGTGGCGGTCGACAGCGAGACGTCGGCGCGGCGGGCCGTTGACCAGGCTGAGCGGGACCTGGAGGTCGCGGCCAAGGTCGGCGGGCGGTTGTTGGTTCCCGAGGATGACGAGTGGCCCCGGTGGCCTTTCAACGCGTTGACCATTGCCGCGGCGAACGGGTTGCGGTGCGGGCTGGAGCCGTTGGCGTTGTGGGTGCGGGGTGAATTCAGCCTCGCGTCGCTCACCGAACGGGCGGTCGCGGTGGTGGGTAGTCGGGCCTCTTCCGGCTACGGGCAGCACGTCGCCGGTGAATTCGGGTACGGGTTGGCCGAGGCCGGTGTCACGGTGGTGTCCGGCGCCGCTTACGGCATCGACGGCGCCGCGCATCGGGGTGCCCTCACAGCCGGCGGGTTGACGATCGCCGTTCTCGCGTGCGGGGTCGACGTCGCCTATCCCGCTGGTCACCGGGCCTTGCTGGAACGCATTCCCAGCCAGGGTCTGCTGGTCAGCGAGTACCCGCCTACGCATACGCCGGCCCGGCACCGGTTCCTCACCCGGAATCGACTCATCGCGGCACTGGCGGAGGGGACGGTCGTGGTCGAAGCGGGTCAGCGGAGCGGGGCCAAGAACACGGCGGCGTCGACGGCGGCGCTCGGCCGGGTGCTGATGGCGGTGCCCGGGCCGATCACCTCGTCCAGTTCGTCGGGCTGCCACGAGTTGCTGCGGTCGGGGAGCGCGTTGCCGGTCACCAGCGTCGCCGAGATCATCGAGTCGACCGGGCGGCTCGGCGTCGACCTCGTCGAGGCGAACCGGAAGCTCGACACCGGGCCGCCGCAGGGTGACGCGATGCGGGTCTTCGAAGCCTTGGGTCTCATGTCCGGGCACAGTCCGGACATGATCTCCGTGGAGTCCGGTGTCGAACTGCCGCGGGTGCGCGCTTTGCTGCCACAACTGGAACTGGCCGGTCTCGCCGAACGGGTCGAAACAGGTTGGAAGCGCTCCCAGAATGAGAGTTGGCGTGGCGATACTTGA
- the lepB gene encoding signal peptidase I — translation MVDVAPSRGSSDEGDPEHEDKVEQWRARSREKAKRKGSFWKELPILIGVAVLLAVLIQTFLAKVYMIPSESMEQTLHGCSNGCFGDRVLVDKLTYDFSEPEPGDVVVFHGPDTWINQDFVAAEPTNPVTRGLQGLGSLLGFPSANEEDFVKRIVAVGGQTVKCCDDRNRVMVDGKPLDEPYVYWAPGRSTVQESFADLKVPEGYLFVLGDNRNDSCDSRCQGDGREGGLVPVDNVVGKARTIVLPPSRWQGIGDHDPQAVAIGAPAWQDALPAGAGLAAAWPVLLLGKRARARFRSARLR, via the coding sequence GTGGTAGACGTCGCACCGTCCCGGGGCTCCTCCGACGAGGGAGACCCGGAGCACGAGGACAAGGTCGAGCAGTGGCGTGCCCGCTCGCGCGAAAAGGCCAAGCGCAAGGGGTCGTTCTGGAAGGAACTGCCGATCCTGATCGGTGTCGCGGTGCTGCTCGCGGTCCTGATCCAGACGTTCCTGGCGAAGGTCTACATGATCCCGTCGGAGTCGATGGAGCAGACGCTGCACGGCTGCTCGAACGGCTGCTTCGGGGACCGGGTGCTGGTCGACAAGCTGACCTACGACTTCTCCGAGCCCGAGCCGGGCGACGTGGTCGTCTTCCACGGCCCGGACACCTGGATCAACCAGGACTTCGTGGCCGCCGAGCCGACCAACCCGGTCACGCGGGGGCTCCAGGGCCTCGGTTCGCTGCTGGGGTTCCCCTCGGCGAACGAGGAGGACTTCGTCAAGCGGATCGTCGCGGTGGGCGGGCAGACCGTGAAGTGCTGCGACGACCGCAACCGGGTGATGGTCGACGGGAAGCCGCTGGACGAGCCGTACGTGTACTGGGCGCCGGGGCGCAGCACCGTGCAGGAGTCGTTCGCCGACCTGAAGGTGCCCGAGGGCTACCTGTTCGTGCTGGGTGACAACCGGAACGACTCGTGCGACTCGCGGTGCCAGGGCGACGGTCGCGAGGGTGGTCTGGTGCCGGTGGACAACGTGGTGGGCAAGGCGCGGACGATCGTGCTGCCGCCGTCCCGTTGGCAGGGCATCGGCGACCACGACCCGCAGGCCGTGGCCATCGGGGCGCCCGCGTGGCAGGACGCGCTGCCGGCCGGCGCCGGGCTCGCGGCGGCGTGGCCGGTGCTGCTGCTGGGCAAGCGGGCGAGGGCGCGTTTTCGGAGCGCACGGCTGAGATAG
- the trmD gene encoding tRNA (guanosine(37)-N1)-methyltransferase TrmD, producing MRIDVVTIFPEYLDPLRAALLGKAIDKGLISVGVHDLRDWTHDVHKAVDDSPYGGGPGMVMKPQVWGDALDQVCTPATRLVVPTPAGRPFTQKLAHEYAAEEHLVFACGRYEGIDQRVVDDAARRMPVDEVSIGDYVLVGGEVAVLVMVEAVVRLLPGVLGNPKSAAEDSFSDGLLEGPSYTRPEVWRDLAVPEVLRSGNHKAIDRWRRDQSLRRTRERRPELLDALPEGALDKHDRKLLDELG from the coding sequence ATGCGGATTGACGTCGTCACGATCTTCCCGGAGTACCTGGACCCGCTGCGCGCCGCGCTGCTCGGCAAGGCCATCGACAAGGGCCTGATCAGCGTCGGCGTGCACGACCTGCGGGACTGGACGCACGACGTGCACAAGGCCGTCGACGACAGCCCGTACGGCGGCGGGCCGGGCATGGTGATGAAGCCCCAGGTCTGGGGTGACGCGCTGGACCAGGTCTGCACCCCGGCGACCCGCCTCGTCGTGCCCACGCCCGCCGGTCGACCGTTCACCCAGAAGCTGGCGCACGAGTACGCCGCCGAGGAGCACCTGGTGTTCGCCTGCGGCCGGTACGAGGGCATCGACCAGCGGGTGGTGGACGACGCCGCCCGCCGGATGCCCGTGGACGAGGTCTCCATCGGCGACTACGTCCTCGTGGGCGGCGAGGTTGCCGTGCTGGTCATGGTCGAGGCGGTCGTCCGGCTGCTGCCGGGCGTGCTGGGCAACCCCAAGTCGGCCGCCGAGGACTCGTTCTCCGACGGCCTGCTGGAGGGCCCCAGCTACACCCGTCCCGAGGTGTGGCGCGACCTCGCCGTGCCGGAGGTCCTGCGTTCGGGCAACCACAAGGCGATCGACCGCTGGCGGCGTGACCAGTCGCTGCGCCGCACCCGCGAACGCCGTCCCGAACTGCTCGACGCCCTGCCCGAGGGCGCGCTCGACAAGCACGACCGCAAGCTGTTGGACGAGCTGGGCTGA
- a CDS encoding DUF2469 domain-containing protein — protein sequence MSAEDLEKYETEMELSLYKEYRDIVSQFSFVVETERRFYLANSVDVQVRNADGEVYFEVRMSDAWVWDMYRPARFVKNVRVITFKDVNVEELDKPDLRLPEDGPFNS from the coding sequence ATGAGTGCAGAGGATCTCGAGAAGTACGAGACCGAGATGGAGTTGTCGCTGTACAAGGAGTACCGCGACATCGTCAGCCAGTTCTCGTTCGTCGTGGAGACCGAGCGGCGGTTCTACCTGGCCAACTCGGTGGACGTGCAGGTCCGCAACGCGGACGGCGAGGTCTACTTCGAGGTGCGGATGTCCGACGCGTGGGTGTGGGACATGTACCGCCCCGCCCGGTTCGTGAAGAACGTCCGGGTGATCACCTTCAAGGACGTCAACGTCGAGGAGCTGGACAAGCCCGACCTCAGGTTGCCCGAGGACGGTCCGTTCAACTCCTGA
- a CDS encoding YraN family protein, with translation MNTATDLGKRGEDAACRYLEHQGLSILARNWRCEEGELDVVATDGTRLVVVEVKCRSGTTRGTALEAVTPDKLDRVRKSALRWLSAHRVGRVDIRYDVIAIEWPPDGKVRLHHLRGV, from the coding sequence ATGAACACGGCGACCGATCTGGGCAAGCGCGGCGAGGACGCGGCGTGCCGTTATCTGGAGCACCAGGGCCTGTCGATCCTGGCCCGCAACTGGCGGTGCGAAGAGGGCGAGCTGGACGTCGTGGCGACGGACGGCACACGCCTGGTGGTGGTCGAGGTGAAATGCCGCTCGGGAACCACCAGGGGCACAGCCCTGGAAGCCGTGACGCCGGACAAACTCGACCGGGTGCGCAAATCGGCGCTGCGCTGGCTGAGCGCCCACCGGGTCGGCCGGGTGGACATCCGCTACGACGTCATCGCGATCGAATGGCCGCCCGACGGCAAAGTCCGCCTGCACCACCTGCGAGGTGTGTGA
- the rplS gene encoding 50S ribosomal protein L19, translating to MNTLDALDAQSLRSDIPSFRPGDTLKVHVRVIEGSRERVQVFQGVVIRRQGGGIRETFTVRKVSFGVGVERTFPVHSPNIAEIEVATRGAVRRAKLYYLRDLRGKAAKIKEKREARPAS from the coding sequence ATGAACACCCTGGACGCTCTTGACGCCCAGTCGCTGCGCTCCGACATTCCCAGCTTCCGGCCGGGCGACACGCTGAAGGTCCACGTCCGCGTCATCGAGGGCTCCCGCGAGCGGGTCCAGGTGTTCCAGGGCGTCGTGATCCGCCGCCAGGGTGGCGGCATCCGTGAGACCTTCACCGTTCGCAAGGTCTCGTTCGGTGTCGGCGTCGAGCGCACCTTCCCGGTGCACTCCCCGAACATCGCCGAGATCGAGGTCGCGACCCGCGGCGCCGTCCGCCGGGCGAAGCTGTACTACCTCCGCGACCTGCGCGGCAAGGCCGCCAAGATCAAGGAAAAGCGCGAGGCACGACCGGCCTCCTGA
- a CDS encoding ribonuclease HII: MIRKPPRVQVRQTAGIWAFEAALARRGFGPVAGVDEAGRGACAGPLVVASCVLKPGDAAKFDGLTDSKLLTAAARDRMFDVVLKRALDYAVIVIPAAEVDLLGVHVANIEGMRRAVAQLGVHPGYVLTDGFPVPGLTAPNMPVVKGDRVAACVAAASVLAKVTRDRIMTALHEELPVYGFDEHKGYSTPEHAAALAEHGPSAQHRWSYANVSAAALRHGLESPHPVARGVVAAAVVQNGPTPQTSGGRLATRRGADSMITRAEA, encoded by the coding sequence GTGATCCGCAAGCCGCCTCGTGTCCAGGTTCGGCAGACCGCGGGCATCTGGGCGTTCGAAGCCGCGTTGGCCCGTCGCGGTTTCGGTCCGGTGGCTGGTGTGGACGAGGCCGGTCGCGGCGCCTGCGCGGGGCCGCTGGTCGTGGCGTCGTGCGTGCTCAAGCCGGGTGACGCGGCCAAGTTCGACGGGCTCACCGACTCGAAGCTGCTCACCGCCGCCGCTCGGGACCGGATGTTCGACGTGGTGCTCAAGCGCGCGCTCGACTACGCGGTGATCGTGATCCCGGCCGCCGAGGTGGACCTGCTCGGCGTGCACGTGGCGAACATCGAGGGCATGCGGCGTGCTGTCGCTCAATTGGGTGTACATCCCGGGTACGTCTTGACCGACGGTTTCCCGGTTCCCGGCCTCACCGCGCCGAACATGCCGGTGGTCAAGGGCGACCGGGTGGCGGCGTGCGTCGCGGCGGCATCCGTGCTGGCCAAGGTCACGCGGGACCGGATCATGACCGCGTTGCACGAGGAGCTGCCCGTCTACGGTTTCGACGAGCACAAGGGCTACAGCACCCCCGAGCACGCTGCGGCGCTGGCCGAACACGGCCCGAGTGCGCAACACCGCTGGTCGTATGCGAACGTGTCGGCCGCGGCGCTCCGGCACGGACTGGAATCGCCGCACCCGGTGGCGCGCGGCGTGGTTGCCGCCGCCGTGGTCCAGAATGGGCCAACCCCGCAGACCAGCGGTGGCAGGCTCGCGACGAGGAGGGGCGCGGATTCGATGATTACCCGCGCGGAGGCGTAA